A single region of the Trachemys scripta elegans isolate TJP31775 chromosome 19, CAS_Tse_1.0, whole genome shotgun sequence genome encodes:
- the DFFA gene encoding DNA fragmentation factor subunit alpha: MAGEAPGSGEGVSPLKQCLIRRKSQQEHHGVAASCLRELRNKACDILAIDKAWEPITLVLAEDGTIVDDEDYFLCLPPNTKFVALARNEKWTSSCRDGGTAWLSRESIDEVDSGEEKWKHLARQLKDDLSSIILMSEEDLQVLIDVPCSDLAHELSQNQPKTQMLQDTLQQALDRREEERQSKQLLELYMKALKNEGSILIKASEPDAAPREEMNVVDTDSSNAGASTKRSLSSEILAALKEKRAPELSLDSQDLELVFKEDTEALALALSWDKQKTEALQQACDQELSRRLQQVQALHSLRSISKGKKKLPWGDWLSSKRKK, from the exons ATGGCGGGAGAGGCTCCCGGAAGCGGGGAGGGGGTCTCTCCGCTGAAGCAGTGCCTGATCCGGCGGAAGAGCCAGCAAGAGCACCACGGGGTGGCGGCCTCCTGCCTGCGGGAGCTGCGGAACAAGG CCTGTGACATTCTGGCCATTGACAAGGCCTGGGAGCCCATCACCTTAGTTCTGGCAGAGGATGGCACCATTGTGGATGATGAAGATTACTTCCTGTGTTTACCGCCCAACACCAAGTTTGTGGCACTGGCCAGGAATGAAAAGTGGACCAGCAGCTGCAGAG ATGGGGGCACAGCCTGGCTCTCAAGGGAGTCCATAGATGAAGTGGATAGTGGTGAAGAGAAGTGGAAGCATCTGGCAAGACAGCTGAAGGATGACCTGTCCAGCATCATTTTGATGTCTGAGGAAGACCTCCAG GTTCTCATTGATGTACCATGTTCAGACTTGGCCCATGAGCTTTCCCAAAATCAACCAAAAACCCAGATGTTACAGGACACCCTGCAGCAGGCGCTGGACAGACGAGAGGAAGAACGCCAATCCAAACAGCTCCTGGAACTCTACATGAAGGCCTTGAAGAATGAAGGCAGCATTTTAATCAAGGCATCAG AACCTGACGCTGCACCCAGGGAGGAGATGAATGTAGTCGACACTGATAGCAGCAATGCAGGTGCCTCCACCAAAAGATCGCTCAGTAGCGAGATCCTTGCTGCACTGAAAGAGAAACGTGCCCCAGAACTCAGCTTAGACAGTCAGGATCTAGAG CTGGTTTTCAAGGAAGACACAGAAGCCTTGGCTCTGGCACTGAGCTGGGATAAGCAGAAGACTGAAGCTCTCCAGCAGGCCTGTGATCAGGAGCTCTCCAGGCGCCTACAGCAAGTGCAGGCTCTACACTCCCTGAGGAGTATATCAAAGGGCAAGAAAAAGCTGCCCTGGGGAGACTGGTTGAGTTCAAAACGCAAGAAGTAA